Proteins from a genomic interval of Saccopteryx leptura isolate mSacLep1 chromosome 13, mSacLep1_pri_phased_curated, whole genome shotgun sequence:
- the GSTO1 gene encoding glutathione S-transferase omega-1, translating to MSGESAKSLGKGSAPPGPVPEGLIRLYSMRFCPFAERTRLVLKAKGIRHEVININLKNKPEWFFEKNPVGLVPVLENSQGQLICESVITCEYLDEAYPGKKLLPGDPYEKACQKMVFELFSKVPPLVGNFIRNKDKEDCSGLKEEIRKEFSKLEEVLTNKKTTFFGGNSLSMIDYLIWPWFERLEALELNECVDHTPKLKLWMAAMKGDPTVSALLPGMKSFSGFLKLYLQNSVEACDYGL from the exons ATGTCCGGAGAGTCAGCCAAGAGCCTGGGGAAGG GAAGCGCGCCCCCGGGGCCGGTCCCCGAGGGCCTGATCCGCCTCTACAGCATGAGGTTCTGCCCGTTTGCCGAGAGGACGCGCCTCGTCCTGAAGGCCAAGGGAATCAG GCACGAAGTCATCAACATCAACCTGAAAAATAAGCCTGAGTGGTTCTTTGAGAAGAATCCCGTTGGTCTGGTGCCGGTTCTGGAGAACAGTCAGGGCCAGCTCATCTGCGAGTCGGTCATTACTTGTGAGTACCTGGATGAAGCATACCCAGGGAAGAAGCTGCTGCCAGGTGACCCCTATGAGAAAGCGTGCCAAAAGATGGTCTTTGAGTTATTTTCTAAG GTACCACCTTTGGTAGGAAACTTCATTAGAAATAAAGATAAGGAAGACTGCTCTGGCCTCAAAGAAGAAATTCGTAAAGAATTCAGCAAGCTTGAGGAG GTTCTGACCAATAAGAAGACAACCTTCTTTGGTGGTAATTCACTTTCTATGATTGATTACCTCATCTGGCCCTGGTTTGAACGACTGGAAGCACTGGAGTTAAATGA GTGTGTAGACCACACTCCAAAACTGAAGCTCTGGATGGCAGCCATGAAAGGAGATCCCACAGTGTCAGCCCTCCTCCCTGGTATGAAGTCCTTTAGCGGTTTCTTAAAACTGTATTTGCAGAACAGCGTGGAGGCCTGTGACTATGGGCTCTGA